From a single Pseudopipra pipra isolate bDixPip1 chromosome 7, bDixPip1.hap1, whole genome shotgun sequence genomic region:
- the SP5 gene encoding transcription factor Sp5 — MAAVAVLRNDSLQAFLQDRTPSASPDLAKHSPLALLAATCSRIGQPGAAPSDFLPVSYDPTLGSPSRIFHPWSGEMPAHSPGGLPPPHPSLGLTPQKNHLQPSFGGSHELPLTPPADPSYPYEFSPVKMLPSSMAALPSSCPPAYVPYAAQAALPPGYSNLLPPAQPCRQLSPNPPPEDIPWWSIQQASAPGGCGHRFPAAATLPRSLVLGHSDFAQYQTQIAALLQTKSPLAATARRCRRCRCPNCQSAAGSAPEAEPGKKKQHICHIPGCGKVYGKTSHLKAHLRWHTGERPFVCNWLFCGKSFTRSDELQRHLRTHTGEKRFVCPECGKRFMRSDHLAKHVKTHQNKKLKAAADGVKREDSRDV; from the exons ATGGCCGCGGTGGCCGTCCTCCGGAACGACTCCCTCCAGGCTTTCCTCCAG GACCGCACCCCCAGCGCCTCCCCAGACTTGGCCAAACACTCGCCCCTGGCTCTTCTGGCCGCTACCTGTAGTCGGATCGGACAGCCGGGCGCAGCGCCCTCGGATTTCCTGCCGGTCTCCTACGACCCGACACTGGGATCCCCCTCTAGGATCTTCCATCCGTGGAGCGGCGAGATGCCGGCGCACTCCCCAGGGGGGCTGCCGCCGCCGCATCCCAGCCTGGGACTGACCCCTCAGAAGAACCACCTGCAGCCCTCCTTCGGGGGGTCGCACGAActgcccctcacccccccgGCCGACCCCTCCTACCCTTACGAGTTCTCCCCCGTCAAGATGCTGCCCTCCTCCATGGCCGCCCTGCCGTCCAGCTGTCCGCCCGCCTACGTCCCCTACGCCGCCCAGGCCGCCCTACCGCCCGGGTACTCCAACCTGCTGCCGCCCGCCCAGCCCTGCCGGCAGCTGTCGCCCAACCCGCCGCCTGAGGACATCCCCTGGTGGAGCATCCAGCAGGCCAGTGCTCCGGGCGGCTGCGGCCACCGCTTCCCCGCGGCCGCGACGCTGCCGCGGAGCCTGGTGCTGGGGCACTCGGACTTCGCCCAGTACCAGACGCAGATCGCCGCCCTGCTGCAGACCAAGTCTCCCCTGGCGGCCACGGCCAGGAGGtgccgccgctgccgctgccCCAACTGCCAGTCGGCCGCGGGCAGCGCCCCGGAGGCGGAGCCGGGCAAGAAGAAACAGCACATCTGCCACATCCCCGGCTGCGGAAAGGTGTACGGCAAGACCTCGCACCTGAAGGCGCACCTACGCTGGCACACGGGCGAGCGGCCCTTCGTCTGCAACTGGCTCTtctgcgggaagagcttcacccgCTCCGACGAGCTGCAGCGGCACCTGCGGACTCACACGGGCGAGAAGCGCTTCGTCTGCCCCGAGTGCGGGAAGCGCTTCATGCGCAGCGACCACCTGGCCAAGCACGTCAAGACACACCAGAACAAGAAGCTGAAGGCGGCGGCGGACGGCGTCAAGCGGGAGGACAGCCGCGACGTGTGA